From a single Bryobacter aggregatus MPL3 genomic region:
- a CDS encoding YpdA family putative bacillithiol disulfide reductase, with amino-acid sequence MLDVVVVGAGPTGLACGIELRKRGLSVELIEKGCVVNSLYNYPTNMVFFTTPELLEIGGIPMTAMNEKPTRNEALKYYRRVADHFKLHIRQYERVEFVDGEDNHFRVHSTTREGEPKVTEARKVIFSTGYYDLPNRLGVPGEELEKVIHYYREAHPYYDADVLVVGAKNSAAIAALELWWTGARVTLVHRGPEIHNHVKYWIKPNIENRIKNGEIPAYFDSTIVEILPREVLLQTPQGQVRLKNDFVFALVGYHPDFTFLERHGIRLNPDTQRPYLDPDTFETQRPGIYLAGVLVAGVHTNEIFIENGRFHGEKIAEAIRYRITDEVCPTAAPSAGDTPVRPAESGHQTP; translated from the coding sequence ATGTTGGACGTGGTGGTTGTCGGAGCGGGCCCAACCGGGCTCGCTTGTGGAATCGAACTGCGCAAGCGCGGTCTCAGCGTCGAGTTGATCGAGAAAGGCTGCGTCGTCAACTCGCTCTACAACTACCCGACCAACATGGTCTTTTTCACGACGCCAGAACTGCTCGAAATCGGCGGCATCCCGATGACCGCCATGAATGAAAAGCCAACCCGCAACGAAGCGCTGAAGTATTACCGGCGCGTCGCCGACCACTTCAAGCTGCACATCCGGCAATATGAACGGGTGGAATTTGTCGATGGCGAAGACAACCACTTCCGGGTGCATTCCACCACCCGCGAAGGCGAGCCCAAAGTCACCGAGGCGCGCAAGGTGATCTTCTCCACCGGATACTACGATCTGCCGAATCGCCTGGGAGTTCCTGGGGAAGAACTCGAGAAGGTGATTCACTATTACCGCGAGGCCCACCCTTATTACGACGCCGATGTGCTGGTGGTGGGGGCGAAGAATTCCGCCGCCATTGCCGCACTCGAACTGTGGTGGACCGGGGCCCGCGTCACCCTGGTGCATCGGGGCCCGGAGATCCACAATCACGTCAAATATTGGATCAAGCCGAATATCGAAAACCGCATTAAGAATGGGGAGATTCCGGCCTACTTCGATTCGACAATTGTAGAAATCCTGCCGCGCGAAGTCTTACTCCAGACGCCGCAAGGCCAAGTCCGCCTGAAGAATGACTTTGTTTTTGCCTTGGTCGGCTATCATCCTGACTTTACTTTTTTGGAACGGCACGGCATCCGGCTGAATCCTGATACACAGCGTCCTTATTTAGATCCAGACACCTTTGAGACCCAACGGCCTGGCATCTACCTCGCCGGAGTCCTGGTGGCTGGGGTCCATACCAATGAGATCTTCATTGAGAACGGCCGCTTTCATGGCGAAAAAATTGCTGAAGCCATCCGATATAGGATTACAGATGAAGTTTGCCCTACTGCTGCTCCCTCTGCTGGCGACACCCCTGTTCGCCCAGCGGAATCTGGTCACCAAACCCCTTGA
- a CDS encoding protease pro-enzyme activation domain-containing protein — translation MKFALLLLPLLATPLFAQRNLVTKPLDPTRSVRLRVNLRPELRASRDLGNLAATEVLDSIEIRFGRSSEQQADMDRLLEELHKPSSPNFHRWLKPEEYADRFGASVADVAKLRAWLESEGFSLRYLSKSRSYLTVSGPVSSVRRAFKTELHRFEVDGRRHFSHTGIPEVPEAFASMVLDIEGLHDFLPQSQIRQRSLPLPETTNSSGAHYLSPDDFAQIYNLKPAYENGIDGSGQKIVIVGQSTIDLRDMQSFRKRYNLPANDPEQILYAGSPNPGVTSSQEEANLDLQWAAAVARNAKIYYVYGRSAFSAVAYAVEQNYAPIISASFSGGCEASNSFATLASLRLLAQQANVQGITWVNSSGDAGPAGCDANGTAIAQNGLSLRIPSSTPEITSVGGTELNDRGGTYWRSTNDANLASALSYIPEVPWNESAATNRLLAGGGGISNFHPRPPWQAGPGVGTELYRKSPDVAFAASSYNGYYVIYQGTGYIFSGTSASAPAFAGILALVLQTTGQNGLGNANRLLYPLAQTNPEVFHDVATGDTFMPCSQDAPDCRNGKMGYAAGAGYDMSTGLGSVDVAKLLAAWPQQNAAKSLITLSSSKDPVYAQPDTSGLIWTYTLTLKEHAGVAAEIRYFRINGEDNTSQIRSFFGSSTLPANGALSTGLSARGLSAPLVRTYEIGGTDANGADWTQTLYLPFYPLPVTPTIGGVANGASFSQSVAPGGVLSVFGANLAERTQAAAAVPLLTFMGAISATINGVSAPFYYVSPSQVNLQIPFTTAPGTAELILGFLQGNAARYTFNVQSVAPGIFTDGNRFTVPQTSCGRGETCILFITGQGAVSPALATGAAPSANSSIANLPKPMAPVSMTIGEVPARIEFAGIPPSLVGVMQLNFTVAANTPSGTQQVIVKVGNTESAAAKINVN, via the coding sequence ATGAAGTTTGCCCTACTGCTGCTCCCTCTGCTGGCGACACCCCTGTTCGCCCAGCGGAATCTGGTCACCAAACCCCTTGACCCCACCCGAAGCGTCCGGCTGCGGGTCAATTTGCGGCCGGAGCTTCGCGCCAGCCGGGACCTGGGAAATCTCGCGGCCACAGAGGTTCTCGATTCGATTGAGATCCGCTTTGGAAGGTCCAGCGAGCAGCAAGCCGACATGGACCGGCTGCTCGAAGAACTGCACAAGCCGAGTTCGCCAAACTTTCATCGTTGGCTCAAGCCGGAGGAATATGCCGATCGCTTCGGCGCCTCAGTGGCCGATGTCGCCAAGCTCCGGGCCTGGCTTGAATCGGAAGGCTTCTCCCTGCGCTATCTTTCGAAATCGCGCAGCTACCTCACCGTCTCAGGGCCGGTGTCGAGCGTACGGCGCGCCTTCAAAACAGAACTCCATCGCTTTGAAGTAGACGGACGCCGCCACTTCTCGCACACCGGGATCCCGGAAGTGCCGGAGGCTTTCGCCTCGATGGTGCTCGATATCGAAGGGCTGCATGACTTTCTGCCGCAATCGCAGATCCGCCAGCGCTCCTTGCCGCTTCCCGAAACCACGAATTCCAGCGGCGCTCACTATCTCAGCCCTGACGACTTCGCGCAGATCTACAATCTGAAGCCTGCCTATGAGAACGGCATTGACGGCAGCGGCCAGAAGATCGTGATTGTCGGACAATCGACCATCGACCTGCGCGACATGCAAAGTTTCCGCAAGCGCTACAACTTGCCGGCAAACGATCCCGAACAGATCCTCTATGCCGGCTCGCCCAACCCTGGCGTGACCTCCTCACAGGAGGAAGCAAACCTCGACCTGCAGTGGGCCGCCGCCGTCGCGCGCAACGCCAAGATTTACTACGTCTATGGGCGCAGTGCGTTTAGCGCGGTCGCCTATGCCGTCGAGCAGAACTATGCGCCGATCATCAGCGCCAGCTTTAGCGGCGGTTGCGAGGCGAGTAATTCCTTTGCCACCCTTGCTTCTCTTCGCCTGCTGGCCCAGCAGGCCAATGTCCAGGGCATCACCTGGGTGAACTCTTCTGGCGATGCCGGCCCAGCAGGTTGCGATGCGAACGGAACCGCGATCGCGCAAAATGGCTTGTCCTTGCGCATCCCTTCGAGTACGCCGGAGATCACCTCGGTTGGCGGAACAGAGTTGAATGACCGGGGCGGCACTTACTGGAGAAGTACGAACGACGCGAATCTGGCCTCGGCGCTTTCGTATATCCCGGAAGTTCCCTGGAATGAGAGTGCCGCCACCAATCGCCTGCTCGCCGGTGGCGGAGGCATCAGCAACTTCCATCCCCGCCCGCCTTGGCAGGCAGGCCCGGGAGTGGGCACCGAGCTGTATCGCAAATCTCCCGATGTAGCCTTTGCGGCCTCCTCCTATAACGGCTACTACGTGATCTATCAGGGTACGGGGTATATCTTCTCGGGCACCAGCGCCTCAGCCCCCGCCTTTGCCGGAATCCTGGCGCTGGTGCTGCAGACCACCGGGCAAAATGGATTGGGGAACGCCAACCGGCTGCTCTATCCCTTGGCGCAGACCAATCCTGAGGTTTTTCATGACGTCGCCACTGGCGATACCTTCATGCCCTGCTCCCAGGATGCGCCCGATTGCCGGAACGGCAAGATGGGCTATGCAGCGGGCGCGGGTTATGACATGTCGACCGGACTCGGGTCGGTGGACGTCGCCAAGCTGCTCGCAGCCTGGCCGCAGCAGAATGCGGCCAAGTCTCTCATTACGCTGTCCAGCAGCAAGGATCCGGTCTATGCACAGCCGGACACAAGCGGCCTCATCTGGACCTATACCCTGACCTTGAAGGAACATGCCGGAGTGGCCGCGGAGATCCGCTACTTCCGCATCAACGGCGAAGACAATACAAGCCAGATCCGGAGCTTCTTTGGCAGCAGCACCCTGCCCGCCAATGGAGCGCTGAGCACCGGACTGAGCGCACGGGGCCTGAGCGCTCCGCTGGTGCGCACCTACGAGATCGGGGGGACCGATGCGAACGGCGCCGACTGGACCCAAACCCTCTATCTGCCCTTCTATCCCCTCCCGGTGACGCCCACCATTGGCGGGGTGGCAAATGGCGCTTCCTTTTCCCAAAGCGTCGCCCCCGGCGGCGTGCTCAGCGTCTTTGGCGCCAATCTCGCGGAAAGAACCCAGGCGGCGGCCGCCGTTCCGCTCTTAACGTTCATGGGAGCGATTTCGGCGACAATCAACGGCGTCAGCGCTCCGTTCTACTACGTGTCTCCGAGCCAGGTGAATCTACAGATTCCGTTCACCACAGCGCCGGGCACCGCGGAACTGATTCTCGGCTTCCTCCAGGGCAATGCGGCGCGCTACACCTTCAACGTCCAATCGGTCGCCCCGGGCATCTTTACCGACGGCAACCGCTTCACGGTGCCGCAAACCAGTTGTGGCCGGGGCGAGACCTGTATCCTGTTTATCACCGGACAAGGCGCGGTCAGCCCGGCGCTTGCCACGGGCGCGGCGCCAAGCGCCAACAGCAGCATCGCCAATCTTCCGAAACCAATGGCTCCCGTCTCGATGACGATCGGCGAGGTTCCGGCCAGAATCGAGTTCGCCGGCATTCCGCCCAGCCTCGTCGGCGTAATGCAGCTCAACTTCACCGTTGCTGCCAATACGCCATCAGGAACCCAGCAGGTGATCGTAAAAGTGGGGAACACCGAGAGCGCGGCCGCGAAAATCAACGTGAACTGA
- a CDS encoding sugar phosphate isomerase/epimerase family protein — protein sequence MLSRRQFTAGVLATAGAASLSAAKINSTFKGVTIGAQSYSFRDGDLDKAIASMKEIGIGSVELWSGHVEPKMQRNELRNWRETVALSHFEQVRKKLDDAGIQLWAYNYSFRDDFSDKEMARGFEFAKALGVTRLTASSNVSTAARIDPYASKAKVYVGMHNHSNLRPNEFATAENFAEAMKGKSKYIAVNLDIGHFVAAGFDPIEYLPKIAPHVVSLHIKDRKKNQGANVVFGEGDTPIHQVLQLMAAKKYKFPANIEYEYKGADTLTEVKKCFEYCKKGLA from the coding sequence ATGCTATCTCGCAGACAATTCACGGCTGGCGTGCTCGCCACGGCCGGAGCGGCCAGTCTTTCGGCGGCCAAAATCAACTCCACATTCAAGGGCGTCACCATCGGCGCTCAAAGCTATAGCTTCCGCGACGGCGATCTCGACAAAGCGATTGCGTCCATGAAGGAAATCGGCATCGGCTCCGTCGAACTCTGGAGCGGCCACGTCGAACCGAAGATGCAACGCAACGAACTGCGCAACTGGCGCGAGACTGTTGCGCTGAGCCACTTCGAACAGGTGCGCAAGAAACTCGACGACGCAGGCATTCAGCTCTGGGCCTACAACTACAGCTTCCGCGATGACTTCTCGGACAAAGAAATGGCCCGCGGCTTCGAGTTTGCCAAGGCGCTTGGCGTCACCCGCCTGACGGCCTCCTCCAATGTCAGCACTGCCGCCCGCATCGATCCCTATGCCTCGAAGGCGAAGGTCTATGTCGGCATGCACAACCATTCGAACCTCCGGCCGAATGAGTTTGCCACCGCCGAGAACTTTGCCGAAGCGATGAAGGGCAAGAGCAAGTACATTGCGGTGAATCTCGACATCGGCCACTTTGTTGCCGCAGGCTTCGATCCCATCGAGTATCTGCCGAAGATCGCGCCGCATGTGGTTTCGCTGCACATCAAGGATCGCAAGAAGAACCAGGGCGCCAATGTCGTGTTTGGGGAAGGCGATACGCCCATCCACCAGGTGCTGCAACTGATGGCTGCCAAGAAGTACAAGTTCCCCGCCAACATCGAATACGAGTACAAGGGCGCCGACACGCTCACCGAAGTGAAGAAGTGCTTCGAGTACTGCAAAAAGGGTCTCGCCTAA
- a CDS encoding Nif3-like dinuclear metal center hexameric protein: MNQHAGSRRTFLAALAASMPLGAAGPALTATQVVEKIQAAVGVPWRTETVDKIVAGSPEVAVQGIATTMMATLEVCQRAAAAGKNFVITHEPTYYTHLDRFAGMEKDPAFQFKDEFLRKNKMAVFRFHDHWHARRPDGIQTGMLRDLGWEKHLDPNNSRRLNFPGLKLSSFAKEIEAKLQIRTMRVVGDPDLIVNTVAANWGYGSFEGGLRSMAQPNVDVLIVGECREWELVEYAQDLIASGQKKALIVLGHVVSEQAGMKYCAEWLKDVVPGLPIEFIAAAEPFWHPDKPFAIKRP; this comes from the coding sequence ATGAACCAGCACGCAGGCTCGCGCCGCACCTTTCTCGCCGCCCTGGCGGCAAGCATGCCTCTCGGCGCGGCCGGGCCTGCGCTGACCGCCACCCAGGTGGTGGAAAAGATCCAAGCAGCCGTCGGTGTACCGTGGCGCACGGAGACGGTGGACAAAATTGTCGCTGGCTCGCCCGAGGTGGCGGTGCAGGGCATCGCGACCACGATGATGGCCACGCTCGAGGTCTGCCAGCGCGCCGCAGCCGCCGGCAAGAACTTCGTCATCACCCATGAGCCCACCTACTACACCCATCTCGACCGCTTTGCGGGCATGGAAAAAGACCCCGCCTTCCAGTTCAAGGATGAGTTTCTGCGCAAAAACAAAATGGCCGTGTTCCGTTTTCACGATCATTGGCATGCGCGCCGGCCCGATGGCATCCAGACCGGCATGCTGCGGGATCTCGGCTGGGAAAAGCATCTGGACCCGAACAACTCGCGCCGCCTCAACTTCCCCGGCCTCAAGCTCTCCAGCTTTGCCAAGGAAATCGAAGCCAAATTGCAGATTCGCACCATGCGCGTCGTCGGCGATCCGGATCTGATCGTCAACACCGTAGCGGCGAATTGGGGCTATGGCTCCTTTGAGGGAGGCCTGCGCAGCATGGCCCAACCGAATGTTGACGTGCTGATCGTCGGCGAGTGCCGCGAATGGGAACTGGTGGAGTATGCGCAGGATTTGATTGCCTCGGGGCAGAAGAAAGCGCTCATCGTGCTAGGCCACGTCGTCTCCGAGCAGGCAGGCATGAAGTACTGCGCCGAATGGCTGAAGGACGTTGTTCCCGGCCTTCCCATCGAATTCATCGCGGCGGCGGAGCCCTTTTGGCATCCCGACAAGCCATTTGCAATAAAGCGGCCTTAA
- a CDS encoding GAF domain-containing sensor histidine kinase — MASAVHRVEPSTVLANAAHILKEPVRRPLSHMAQWLSPLSDGLEKQFVARLKALRFESRQVQALIAITTGTAARVLGPAKGNRKSILEFLEQVEYSGRRLAKLNLPPSGIQLALQEYDKVLLPLIARLGPERAAEFRWANEQLHFCVLLTLNNAYYQVRESETQAYNELFRIELESRSLHELLRRFLTTLATLYHADSACLFFLDKNDQVLVPMAFVGVGSKTPPHLVSNEPKLTAALSSAFCVEEGGPNSELILDRRTRNKYTTCWSVPLLDGSRLRGVMQFRFRKTYEWLPREQEMLEVAGERCLMAAAKARLMEDLAAREEQVRRLAERMLQVEEMERRRISRELHDEAGQSMLCIRLQLEMIEGNLGPKENELKGKLQETRDLTERTILEIRRLIAALSPAVLEQLGLGAALRQLVSRFSRVHTARVKLALSRMGKLPKKTEVILYRLVQECMNNVAKHSQASHVNISLESADGVLRLNVEDDGIGFEVEEALSRRDSYGLAGLRERVALLGGKFYVESHPRLPGKDGGNKADTPVSRLNESVARGGMKFKGRFRKGTRIHIELPLLREVN, encoded by the coding sequence ATGGCCAGTGCCGTCCATCGGGTAGAGCCCTCAACCGTCCTCGCAAATGCCGCGCATATCCTCAAGGAGCCGGTGCGCCGTCCCTTGTCGCATATGGCGCAGTGGCTCTCGCCGTTGTCCGATGGTCTGGAGAAGCAATTCGTCGCCCGGCTGAAGGCGCTTCGCTTTGAATCCCGCCAAGTGCAGGCGCTGATTGCAATCACCACCGGCACCGCCGCGCGGGTTCTGGGCCCGGCCAAGGGCAACCGCAAGTCAATTCTTGAGTTTCTCGAGCAGGTGGAATACAGTGGCCGCCGTCTGGCGAAGCTGAATCTGCCCCCTAGCGGCATCCAACTCGCCTTGCAGGAATACGATAAGGTTCTGTTGCCGCTGATCGCCCGTCTTGGGCCCGAGCGTGCCGCTGAATTCCGTTGGGCCAACGAGCAACTCCATTTCTGCGTCCTGCTCACCCTCAATAACGCTTATTACCAGGTCCGCGAGAGCGAAACCCAGGCCTACAACGAGCTCTTCCGCATTGAGCTGGAGAGCCGGAGTCTGCATGAGTTGCTACGGCGTTTTCTGACCACCCTCGCCACGCTGTACCACGCCGACAGCGCTTGCCTGTTTTTCCTCGACAAGAACGACCAGGTGTTGGTGCCGATGGCCTTTGTCGGAGTCGGCAGCAAAACACCGCCGCATCTGGTATCGAATGAGCCCAAGCTGACGGCGGCACTCAGTTCTGCCTTTTGCGTTGAGGAAGGGGGTCCCAATTCCGAACTCATTCTTGACCGGCGCACCCGCAACAAATACACCACCTGCTGGAGTGTGCCGCTCCTGGATGGCTCCCGTTTGCGCGGGGTCATGCAGTTCCGCTTCCGCAAAACCTATGAGTGGCTGCCCCGGGAACAGGAAATGCTTGAAGTAGCCGGCGAGCGCTGTCTGATGGCGGCGGCCAAGGCTCGCCTGATGGAAGATCTGGCGGCGCGCGAGGAGCAAGTGCGGCGTCTGGCGGAGCGGATGCTGCAAGTCGAGGAGATGGAGCGGCGCCGGATCAGCCGGGAGCTGCACGATGAGGCAGGGCAGTCGATGCTCTGCATTCGCCTGCAACTCGAAATGATCGAGGGCAACCTGGGGCCCAAAGAAAACGAACTCAAGGGCAAACTCCAGGAAACGCGCGATCTCACTGAGCGCACGATTCTCGAGATCCGCCGGTTGATCGCCGCCCTGAGCCCCGCCGTGCTCGAGCAATTGGGTCTGGGCGCCGCGCTCCGGCAACTGGTGAGCCGCTTTAGCCGGGTCCACACCGCGCGAGTGAAACTGGCGCTATCGCGGATGGGGAAACTACCTAAGAAGACGGAAGTGATTCTCTATCGGCTTGTTCAGGAATGTATGAACAACGTTGCGAAACATTCTCAGGCTTCTCATGTAAACATTTCGCTCGAAAGTGCCGATGGAGTGTTAAGGCTGAACGTCGAAGACGATGGCATTGGCTTCGAGGTAGAGGAGGCTCTATCCCGTAGGGATTCCTACGGTTTGGCTGGGTTGCGCGAACGCGTAGCACTCTTAGGTGGCAAGTTCTATGTCGAGAGCCATCCGAGATTGCCCGGAAAAGACGGAGGAAATAAGGCAGACACCCCAGTGTCCCGCCTGAATGAATCCGTGGCCCGCGGAGGAATGAAGTTCAAAGGCCGTTTTCGGAAAGGGACTCGAATTCATATCGAGTTGCCGCTGTTGCGTGAAGTGAACTAG
- a CDS encoding response regulator, translating to MAKIRILLADDHTLFRQGIKTLINAEADMEVVAEASNGGDAVDRGAEVRPDLVLMDIGMPGLSSFEATRQIKKNRPETKVLFLTMYDDEDYLVEGMEVGASGYVLKDSPSGQLVSAIRDICRGGSYLSPRMLSQLVDDFRSRIKSANRLPRFATLTTREREVLKMLAEGNSVKEIACDLNLSVKTVEAHKFNLMRKLDIHNKAQLVQYAIQKKIIKIPNLV from the coding sequence ATGGCAAAGATCCGAATCCTATTGGCAGACGACCACACACTATTCCGCCAGGGGATTAAAACACTGATCAACGCAGAAGCGGACATGGAAGTGGTGGCGGAGGCCTCCAACGGTGGCGACGCCGTGGATCGGGGCGCTGAAGTCCGTCCCGACCTCGTCCTCATGGACATCGGAATGCCGGGCCTCAGCAGCTTTGAGGCAACGCGCCAGATCAAGAAGAATCGTCCGGAAACCAAGGTCCTGTTTCTGACGATGTATGACGACGAAGATTATCTCGTGGAAGGGATGGAAGTGGGCGCCAGCGGCTATGTCCTGAAAGATAGTCCTTCAGGCCAGTTGGTCAGCGCCATTCGCGACATCTGCCGCGGAGGTAGTTACCTGAGTCCGCGCATGCTCAGCCAACTCGTCGACGACTTCCGCAGCCGCATCAAGAGCGCCAACCGGCTGCCCCGCTTTGCCACCCTCACCACCCGGGAGCGCGAAGTGCTGAAAATGCTGGCCGAAGGCAACAGCGTCAAGGAAATTGCCTGTGACCTCAACCTGAGCGTCAAAACGGTGGAAGCGCACAAGTTCAATCTCATGCGCAAGCTCGATATCCACAACAAGGCGCAGCTCGTGCAGTACGCCATCCAGAAAAAGATCATCAAGATTCCGAATCTGGTTTAG
- a CDS encoding sugar phosphate isomerase/epimerase family protein, whose protein sequence is MQRRDFLKISPVLAGQAFPASAAPVAEALLIGGPVFLKSDDPAELAREHRRLGYSAAYCPPVRIHEKERLRAIEAAYAKERVVIAEVGAWKNLLDIDPAKRKENFDYVVERMAIADEIGARCCVDIAGSYSEKSWYGPHPKNLSKEGFDATVENCRRILDQVKPKRSFFTVEVMGWIHPDSPDSYLRLIKAVDRKGFAVHLDVCNAINSPSKFYNSGALIDEWFRKLGPHIRSCHAKDLEWIVELNLHFLEVIPGRGQVDYHSYLRGLRSLQTPAPLMLEHLKTADEYREGFVYIKKIAGELNYPLA, encoded by the coding sequence GTGCAACGCCGTGATTTTCTAAAGATCAGCCCAGTTCTCGCAGGGCAAGCATTCCCAGCCTCCGCGGCTCCCGTCGCGGAGGCTTTGCTCATTGGAGGCCCTGTCTTTCTCAAATCCGACGATCCAGCCGAGCTCGCCCGCGAACACCGGCGCCTCGGCTACAGTGCCGCCTATTGCCCCCCGGTCCGGATCCACGAAAAAGAACGGCTCCGCGCCATCGAAGCAGCCTATGCCAAGGAGCGCGTTGTCATCGCCGAAGTCGGCGCCTGGAAGAATCTGCTCGACATCGACCCCGCCAAGCGAAAAGAAAACTTCGACTATGTGGTGGAGCGGATGGCCATTGCCGACGAGATCGGCGCCCGCTGCTGTGTCGACATCGCCGGCAGCTACAGCGAGAAGAGCTGGTACGGACCCCACCCGAAAAATCTCTCGAAAGAGGGCTTCGACGCCACGGTCGAGAATTGCCGCCGCATTCTCGATCAGGTCAAACCGAAGCGCAGCTTCTTCACCGTCGAGGTGATGGGCTGGATCCACCCCGATTCGCCCGACAGCTATCTGCGACTGATCAAAGCCGTCGACCGCAAGGGCTTCGCCGTGCATCTCGATGTCTGCAACGCGATCAATTCCCCCAGCAAGTTTTACAATTCGGGCGCCTTGATCGACGAGTGGTTCCGCAAGCTCGGTCCGCACATCCGCAGTTGCCACGCCAAGGACCTCGAGTGGATCGTCGAGTTGAATCTGCATTTCCTTGAAGTCATCCCCGGCCGGGGCCAAGTGGACTACCACTCCTATCTGCGTGGCCTGCGCAGTCTCCAAACACCCGCCCCACTCATGCTCGAACATTTGAAAACAGCCGATGAATACCGGGAAGGCTTCGTCTACATTAAGAAGATTGCCGGTGAGTTAAATTACCCACTGGCCTGA
- a CDS encoding sugar phosphate isomerase/epimerase family protein, whose amino-acid sequence MNRRDLIAAGVASFMAGSAQAARLPIKKAVLGSMLPKALPDWKSKFAVGKDAGFTHIEMGTVEDPKEEAEIAKASADTGLKIHGVMNAAHWKYPLNSSNSSVVEESMKGMRTSLRNAKAWGASTVLLVPGVVSATEPYGEAMTRSAKQIKILLPEYEKAKVIIAVENVWNKFLLSPLEMASYVDQFRSPYLWNYLDVGNIVLTGYPQDWIRTMGKKRIAKVHIKDFRFKNRVAEFVDLWDGEIDWKAVHQAFTDIGYDGVATVELRGGDAAYLADVSKRFDRILEGA is encoded by the coding sequence ATGAATCGACGTGACCTGATCGCAGCTGGAGTGGCGAGTTTCATGGCAGGGAGCGCCCAAGCGGCGCGATTGCCGATCAAGAAGGCAGTGCTCGGCAGCATGCTGCCGAAAGCTCTTCCAGACTGGAAGAGTAAATTTGCAGTCGGCAAGGATGCTGGCTTTACACACATCGAGATGGGCACCGTCGAGGACCCCAAAGAGGAAGCGGAAATCGCCAAGGCCTCAGCCGACACCGGACTCAAGATCCATGGCGTGATGAACGCCGCTCACTGGAAATACCCGCTGAACTCGAGCAATTCTTCCGTGGTCGAAGAGAGCATGAAGGGCATGCGCACCAGCCTGCGCAACGCCAAGGCCTGGGGCGCCAGCACCGTCCTGCTTGTGCCTGGCGTCGTCAGCGCCACAGAGCCTTATGGCGAGGCCATGACCCGCAGCGCCAAGCAGATCAAAATTCTTCTGCCCGAATATGAGAAGGCCAAGGTCATCATCGCCGTCGAGAATGTTTGGAATAAGTTTCTACTCAGCCCGCTTGAGATGGCCAGCTACGTCGATCAGTTCCGCTCGCCCTATCTCTGGAACTATCTTGATGTCGGCAACATCGTCCTCACCGGCTATCCACAGGACTGGATCCGCACCATGGGCAAGAAGCGCATCGCCAAGGTCCACATCAAGGATTTCCGCTTTAAAAACCGGGTTGCCGAGTTTGTCGACCTCTGGGATGGAGAGATCGATTGGAAGGCTGTCCACCAGGCTTTTACCGACATCGGCTATGACGGCGTGGCGACGGTGGAGTTGCGCGGTGGAGATGCGGCTTACTTAGCTGACGTGAGCAAGCGATTCGACCGTATCCTAGAAGGTGCATGA